The Prosthecobacter sp. SYSU 5D2 genome has a window encoding:
- a CDS encoding outer membrane beta-barrel protein: MIVTAFLAVFATSAFSQGLTAVRDFSGDFGEDQPLTFSVTGRGGYDSLSYKVQSPFLQDFDSYYIQGGVGLTYADADPTTPWSIGLDLGAIHYLDGIPRYDDTFYNARIAFNIAHQINQRLKISNNFYLTYEAEPNVAMGGSTTLYNGQYLYGFNNFNVSYAWSQRFSTTTSLTVDAISYEDDVVSGLEDRLSVLIAQQFSYALTQRTSLAAEYRYRIVEFAERDDVNSTSHFALVGVDHAWSERFSGSFRVGAEFFKSDRAENTSPYGEVAASYLVARRTTARWFGSVGYDSAEIGGFDTRYAVRTGLNVNHQITKRVGINGGASYAYSTFDGGGGRDVTEHSLLLSTGLSFQMLENLSLDARYTYSILQSDDSLREFSRNNVSLGVTASF, from the coding sequence ATGATTGTTACGGCCTTTTTGGCCGTTTTTGCTACGTCGGCTTTTTCTCAAGGGCTTACAGCGGTACGGGATTTTTCGGGTGATTTTGGTGAGGATCAGCCCCTGACCTTTAGCGTCACCGGCCGTGGCGGTTATGACTCGCTGAGCTACAAAGTGCAGTCGCCGTTTTTGCAGGATTTCGACTCCTATTACATTCAGGGCGGAGTCGGTTTGACGTACGCAGATGCAGATCCGACGACGCCCTGGAGCATCGGGCTTGATCTGGGTGCCATCCACTATCTTGACGGCATTCCCCGTTATGATGATACCTTCTACAATGCCCGGATCGCGTTCAACATTGCTCATCAGATAAACCAAAGGCTGAAAATCAGCAATAATTTCTACCTGACGTATGAAGCAGAGCCGAATGTGGCGATGGGCGGGTCCACCACGCTATATAACGGACAGTATCTTTACGGGTTCAATAATTTCAATGTCAGCTATGCATGGTCCCAGCGTTTCTCCACGACAACATCGTTGACGGTGGATGCGATTTCGTATGAGGACGATGTGGTCTCCGGCCTGGAAGACCGGCTGTCGGTCCTGATAGCCCAGCAGTTCAGCTACGCGCTGACGCAGCGGACCAGCCTGGCTGCGGAATACCGTTACCGGATCGTCGAATTTGCTGAGCGTGATGATGTAAATTCCACCTCCCACTTCGCCCTGGTGGGTGTGGACCATGCCTGGAGCGAGCGTTTTTCCGGATCATTCCGTGTGGGTGCTGAATTCTTCAAATCTGACCGCGCTGAAAACACCTCCCCATATGGAGAAGTGGCAGCCAGTTACCTGGTGGCCCGCAGGACCACAGCCCGCTGGTTTGGCTCCGTCGGCTATGATTCGGCTGAAATTGGCGGTTTCGACACTCGCTATGCGGTACGCACCGGCCTGAATGTGAATCACCAGATCACCAAGCGAGTCGGGATCAATGGAGGTGCTTCGTATGCCTACAGCACCTTCGATGGCGGTGGCGGCAGGGATGTCACGGAGCATTCACTCCTGCTTTCCACAGGACTCTCCTTCCAGATGCTGGAAAACCTTTCTCTGGACGCCCGCTACACCTACTCCATCCTCCAGTCGGACGACTCGTTGCGTGAATTCAGCCGCAACAATGTGTCGCTGGGCGTGACCGCCTCCTTCTAA
- a CDS encoding RNA polymerase sigma factor RpoD/SigA encodes MSNMELDGGIKIYLREIGKTDLLTPDQEVELAERIKRGDPEARSHMIRANLRLVVKIAQDYANYGLPLLDLISEGNIGLMKAVERFDPNKGGKLSTYAAWWIKQSIKRALANQSKTIRLPVHMVDKISKMRRVAMAMSEELGREPTDDELSEEIGIDRAKLSQLKVASMRPASLDAPISDDDSTEFGEIVGDENAQTPFDLLSHKNMHGQLDGLLTVLDERERKIIDARFGLAGQKPRTLEEVGQEFGVTRERIRQLQNIALRKLRRALQKKEDPIPKALRNAGAKKKKKAAAAEDKLLG; translated from the coding sequence ATGTCTAACATGGAACTCGACGGAGGTATCAAGATCTACCTGCGGGAGATCGGCAAGACCGACTTGCTGACTCCTGATCAGGAGGTAGAACTCGCCGAACGCATCAAGCGCGGCGACCCGGAAGCGCGCTCACACATGATCCGCGCCAACCTCCGGCTGGTCGTTAAAATCGCCCAGGATTATGCCAACTATGGCCTGCCGCTGCTCGATCTGATCTCAGAAGGCAACATCGGCCTGATGAAGGCTGTGGAGCGCTTTGACCCTAACAAGGGCGGCAAGCTCTCCACGTATGCAGCCTGGTGGATCAAGCAGTCCATCAAGCGCGCGCTCGCCAACCAGTCAAAGACGATCCGCCTCCCGGTACACATGGTGGACAAGATCAGCAAGATGCGTCGCGTCGCGATGGCTATGTCTGAAGAGCTGGGACGCGAACCGACCGATGACGAACTGTCCGAAGAGATCGGCATTGACCGTGCCAAGCTCAGCCAGCTCAAGGTCGCCTCCATGCGCCCAGCCTCCCTGGACGCGCCTATCAGCGATGACGACAGCACCGAGTTTGGTGAAATCGTCGGCGATGAAAATGCCCAGACGCCATTCGATCTCCTCAGCCACAAAAACATGCATGGCCAGCTCGACGGCCTGCTGACCGTGCTGGACGAGCGCGAGCGCAAGATCATTGACGCACGCTTTGGCCTCGCCGGCCAGAAGCCCCGCACGCTTGAAGAAGTGGGCCAGGAATTCGGCGTTACGCGTGAGCGTATCCGCCAGCTTCAGAACATCGCCCTGCGCAAGCTGCGCCGTGCGCTGCAGAAGAAGGAAGACCCCATTCCGAAAGCTCTCCGCAACGCCGGCGCCAAGAAAAAGAAAAAGGCCGCCGCCGCTGAGGACAAGCTTCTCGGCTGA